A portion of the Paenibacillus marchantiae genome contains these proteins:
- a CDS encoding alpha/beta-type small acid-soluble spore protein, with product MAQSNGNSNNLVVTKASAALEQLKYEVAQELGISIPQDGYQGNMTSYENGSIGGYITKRLVTIAEQQLAGQYQ from the coding sequence ATGGCACAAAGCAATGGTAACTCCAACAACCTGGTGGTAACTAAAGCTTCCGCAGCTCTCGAACAACTGAAATATGAAGTTGCTCAAGAACTCGGAATCAGCATCCCACAAGACGGATACCAAGGTAACATGACTTCTTACGAGAACGGTTCGATCGGTGGATACATCACGAAGCGTCTGGTAACAATTGCAGAACAGCAATTGGCAGGTCAATACCAATAA
- the nrdR gene encoding transcriptional regulator NrdR, which yields MKCPYCAYLGTKVLDSRPANESKSIRRRRECEQCSRRFTTFEMVEETPLIVIKKDGSREEFSRDKILRGLIRACEKRPVSVETLEMMVSEAEKSLRNTADAEVESRQIGELLMEQLFPVDEVAYVRFASVYRQFKDINMFMKELKSLLSKDNNED from the coding sequence TTGAAATGTCCTTATTGCGCCTACCTGGGCACAAAGGTGCTTGATTCAAGGCCGGCCAATGAATCGAAATCGATTCGTCGTCGTCGTGAGTGTGAGCAATGTAGCCGTCGATTTACAACTTTTGAAATGGTGGAAGAAACACCGCTGATCGTCATCAAGAAAGATGGCAGTCGTGAGGAATTTAGCCGGGACAAGATTCTCCGTGGCCTGATTCGGGCTTGTGAGAAACGTCCGGTCTCTGTGGAGACACTGGAAATGATGGTATCTGAGGCAGAGAAGTCTCTGCGAAATACAGCCGATGCAGAAGTAGAGAGCCGTCAGATTGGCGAACTGCTGATGGAACAGCTGTTTCCAGTGGATGAAGTAGCCTATGTGCGCTTTGCTTCGGTGTACCGTCAATTCAAAGACATCAATATGTTCATGAAAGAACTGAAATCTTTATTGTCCAAAGACAACAACGAGGATTAG